From Solea senegalensis isolate Sse05_10M linkage group LG19, IFAPA_SoseM_1, whole genome shotgun sequence, the proteins below share one genomic window:
- the kcnh6a gene encoding potassium voltage-gated channel subfamily H member 6a isoform X1, whose product MPVRRGHVALQNTYLDTIIKKFDEQNRKFLIANAQMKNCGIIYCNEGFCQMFGFTRAEIMQQPCTCQFLVGPGTMKSALAQLAQALLGSEERKVEILYYAKEGTCRPCLVDVIPVKNEEGLVIMYILDFQGLIDPALKKSGLRQRVTQGWIYCQNRRLKMRLPVLRSLRRSSLSKDQFEGVVVDYLQPNSEEVPLKEFRIPSKESCMQSETEALIEQDLDVDAPSPVAQSSTKRCSLLTDRLDPAMAFPRGSLPRSCSRDSVRSLRRASSLDDIDGMRAEWNSRPGDARTNSNLKPSVLNSTSDSDLIRHRTVGRIPQVTLTFGSDRMRPPSPTEIEIIAPSKIKDRTQNVTEKVTHVTQVLSLGADVLPEYKLQAPRIHKWTILHYSPFKAVWDWVILLLVIYTAIFTPYSAAFLLNEVEEQRRRTCGYTCNPLNVVDLVVDVMFIVDILINFRTTYVNHNDEVVSQPGRIAQHYFKGWFLIDIVAAIPFDLLIFRSGSEEPQTTTLIGLLKTARLLRLVRVARKLDRYSEYGAAVLLLLMCTFALIAHWLACIWYAIGNVERTGSAHITGMKIGWLDNLADQIGKHYNDSDAASGPSTKDKYVTALYFTFSSLTSVGFGNVSPNTNPEKIFSICVMLIGSLMYASIFGNVSAIIQRLYSGTARYHTQMLRVKEFIRFHQIPGGLRQRLEEYFQHAWSYTNGIDMNAVLKGFPECLQADICLHLNRSLFQSCRAFRGANKGCLRALAVRFKTTHAPPGDTLVHSGDILTAVYFISRGSIEILRDDVVVAILGKNDIFGEPISRYGRPGKSSADVRALTYCDLHKIQREDLLEVLDMYPDFSDTFWSNLEITFNLRDADRINQTTPSRDSECGYRRTRHRRSSVRRRNRPDGMDGDNPEQSDGKVCLMVNHHSGEMAGSRWDDLYSSASICSQSSDEEMKPMGHSKGELYHPGGDTRDYPPAVVNILPHSGPSAGMGPPIDLGGEPPFSAAVAAAPINMSGLYSYWSDRRSSQFTERPTQTSAVRNSFHTTPRTEFRPSELESRLEVLQSQLNRLETRMTADINVILQLLQRQMAPVPPAYSAVSPSPHPSHPSHPPHTSTLYGTGAQTIYTVPPVQLVQIDSTASLLQSADSDCKHKSKDTLSSGIHLTVVSDDTMSLSPEADPPHPPVDLTPPQMLGVYEAAGLLYGSQRFPSLPEHLETTTEMQEIQRHVSDPLLPGS is encoded by the exons ATGCCTGTGAGACGCGGACATGTCGCGCTCCAGAACACTTACCTGGACACCATCATCAAGAAATTCGACGAGCAAA ATCGCAAGTTTCTGATCGCCAATGCTCAGATGAAGAACTGTGGCATCATCTACTGCAATGAGGGCTTCTGCCAGATGTTTGGCTTCACCAGGGCGGAGATCATGCAGCAGCCCTGCACCTGCCAGTTCTTGGTGGGGCCCGGCACCATGAAGAGCGCCCTGGCCCAGCTGGCACAGGCTCTGCTCGGCTCTGAGGAGCGCAAGGTGGAGATCCTGTACTACGCCAAAGAAG GGACCTGCAGACCCTGCCTGGTAGACGTCATCCCTGTGAAAAACGAGGAAGGACTTGTGATTATGTACATCCTGGACTTTCAGGGGCTCATCGATCCTGCTCTCAAAAAATCCGGCCTGAGGCAAAGAGTTACCCAAGGATGGATCTACT GTCAGAATCGCAGGCTAAAGATGAGGCTGCCAGTGCTGCGGTCCCTGAGACGATCGTCCCTGTCCAAAGACCAGTTTGAAGGCGTTGTGGTGGACTATCTGCAG CCAAACAGCGAGGAGGTTCCCCTGAAAGAGTTTCGGATCCCGTCCAAGGAGAGCTGCATGCAGTCTGAGACAGAGGCTTTGATAGAACAGGATCTGGATGTGGATGCTCCGTCTCCCGTAGCTCAGTCGTCCACTAAACGCTGCTCCCTGCTCACGGACCGGCTCGACCCTGCGATGGCCTTCCCCCGGGGGAGTCTGCCTCGCAGCTGTTCCCGTGACAGCGTCCGCAGCCTCCGTCGAGCCTCGTCACTGGACGACATCGACGGCATGAGGGCAGAATGGAACAGTCGCCCAGGAGACGCCCGCACCAACAGCA ATCTGAAGCCCAGTGTGCTGAACTCCACATCAGACTCTGATTTGATCCGACACAGGACCGTTGGCCGCATCCCTCAGGTTACCCTGACCTTCGGCTCGGATCGGATGAGACCTCCGTCTCCTACTGAGATCGAAATCATCGCGCCCAGCAAGATAAAAGATCGCACCCAGAACGTCACAGAGAAGGTCACGCATGTCACACAG GTGTTGTCCCTCGGCGCTGACGTGCTGCCAGAGTACAAGCTCCAGGCCCCACGTATCCATAAATGGACCATCCTTCACTATAGCCCGTTCAAAGCAGTATGGGACTGGGTCATCCTGCTCCTGGTCATCTACACTGCCATCTTCACACCTTACTCAGCCGCCTTTCTTCTCAACGAGGTGGAGGAGCAGCGGAGAAGAACCTGTGGCTACACCTGCAACCCGCTCAATGTGGTGGACCTGGTGGTCGACGTCATGTTCATCGTGGACATCCTCATCAATTTCCGGACGACGTATGTCAACCACAACGACGAGGTGGTCAGCCAACCGGGACGCATCGCACAACACTACTTCAAGGGCTGGTTCCTCATCGACATTGTTGCCGCCATTCCTTTTGATCTGCTCATATTCCGGTCTGGGTCAGAGGAG CCCCAGACAACGACACTGATTGGTTTACTGAAGACAGCCAGACTGCTGAGGTTGGTGCGAGTGGCCAGGAAGTTGGACCGTTACTCTGAATATGGAGCTGCTGTCCTTCTCCTTCTCATGTGCACCTTTGCCCTCATTGCTCACTGGCTGGCCTGCATCTGGTATGCCATCGGCAACGTGGAGCGCACCGGATCCGCACACATCACTGGCATGAAGATTGGCTGGCTGGACAATCTGGCTGACCAGATCGGTAAACACTACAATGACAGCGACGCAGCCTCGGGTCCCTCCACTAAGGACAAGTATGTCACAGCTCTGTACTTCACCTTCAGCAGTCTGACCAGTGTGGGCTTTGGAAATGTCTCGCCCAACACCAACCCAGAGAAGATCTTCTCCATCTGTGTCATGCTCATTGGCT CTTTGATGTATGCCAGTATCTTCGGTAACGTGTCGGCCATCATTCAGAGACTTTACTCAGGCACGGCTCGCTACCACACCCAGATGCTGCGAGTCAAAGAGTTTATACGTTTCCACCAGATTCCAGGAGGACTGAGACAGAGGCTGGAGGAGTATTTTCAACACGCCTGGTCCTACACCAACGGCATCGACATGAACGCA GTTCTGAAGGGATTTCCAGAGTGTCTACAGGCCGACATCTGCCTCCACTTGAACCGCAGCTTgtttcagagctgcagagcCTTTCGAGGTGCCAACAAAGGCTGTCTGCGTGCTTTGGCCGTGCGATTCAAGACCACCCATGCTCCACCCGGCGATACCCTGGTCCACAGTGGGGACATTCTCACTGCAGTCTACTTCATTTCCAGAGGCTCCATAGAGATCCTGAGGGACGATGTGGTGGTGGCCATACTGG GAAAGAATGACATCTTTGGTGAACCCATCAGTCGATATGGAAGACCGGGGAAGTCTAGCGCTGACGTCAGGGCTTTGACCTACTGCGACCTTCACAAGATCCAGAGAGAGGACCTGCTGGAAGTGCTGGACATGTATCCTGACTTTTCTGACACATTCTGGAGCAACTTGGAGATCACCTTCAACCTGAGAGAT GCAGATAGAATAAACCAGACAACTCCGAGCAGGGACTCTGAGTGTGGCTACCGCCGGACGAGGCATCGGAGAAGCTCTGTACGGCGTCGAAACCGTCCAG ACGGGATGGACGGTGACAACCCTGAGCAGTCTGACGGCAAAGTCTGTCTGATGGTAAACCACCACAGTGGTGAAATGGCAGGATCCCGTTGGGACGACCTCTACAGCAGCGCAAGTATCTGTTCACAGTCAAGTGACGAGGAGATGAAGCCCATGGGACACAGCAAAGGGGAGCTGTACCATCCAGGAGGGGACACTAGAGACTACCCACCAGCCGTGGTCAACATCCTGCCTCACAGTGGACCTTCTGCTGGGATGGGCCCACCCATAGACCTCGGAGGAGAACCACCATTCTCAG CAGCCGTAGCTGCAGCACCTATCAACATGTCAGGCCTGTACAGCTACTGGTCAGATCGCAGGTCTAGCCAGTTCACTGAAAGGCCGACGCAGACGTCGGCAGTCAGGAACAGTTTCCACACAACGCCACGTACGGAGTTTCGGCCCAGTGAGCTTGAATCCAGACTGGAGGTGCTCCAATCACAACTGAATCG ACTGGAGACCCGCATGACAGCAGACATCAACGTGatcctccagctcctgcagaGGCAGATGGCCCCAGTGCCTCCAGCCTACAGTGCTGTGTCCCCCAGCCCTCACCCTTCTCACCCGTCTCACCCGCCTCACACCTCCACCTTGTACGGCACAGGAGCACAGACAATTTACACTGTCCCCCCAGTCCAGCTGGTACAGATCGACAGCACTGCCTCACTGCTACAG AGTGCAGACTCTGACTGTAAGCACAAATCGAAAGACACCCTGTCCAGCGGGATCCATCTCACTGTGGTCTCGGATGACACCATGTCATTATCACCAGAGGCAGACCCACCACACCCCCCGGTGGACCTCACTCCTCCTCAAATGTTAGGCGTCTATGAGGCTGCTGGACTGTTATATGGCAGCCAGcgcttcccctccctccctgagCACCTGGAGACCACCACAGAGATGCAGGAGATTCAGAGGCATGTCTCTGACCCGCTCTTACCTGGCAGCTAG
- the kcnh6a gene encoding potassium voltage-gated channel subfamily H member 6a isoform X2: MPVRRGHVALQNTYLDTIIKKFDEQNRKFLIANAQMKNCGIIYCNEGFCQMFGFTRAEIMQQPCTCQFLVGPGTMKSALAQLAQALLGSEERKVEILYYAKEGTCRPCLVDVIPVKNEEGLVIMYILDFQGLIDPALKKSGLRQRVTQGWIYCQNRRLKMRLPVLRSLRRSSLSKDQFEGVVVDYLQPNSEEVPLKEFRIPSKESCMQSETEALIEQDLDVDAPSPVAQSSTKRCSLLTDRLDPAMAFPRGSLPRSCSRDSVRSLRRASSLDDIDGMRAEWNSRPGDARTNSNLKPSVLNSTSDSDLIRHRTVGRIPQVTLTFGSDRMRPPSPTEIEIIAPSKIKDRTQNVTEKVTHVTQVLSLGADVLPEYKLQAPRIHKWTILHYSPFKAVWDWVILLLVIYTAIFTPYSAAFLLNEVEEQRRRTCGYTCNPLNVVDLVVDVMFIVDILINFRTTYVNHNDEVVSQPGRIAQHYFKGWFLIDIVAAIPFDLLIFRSGSEEPQTTTLIGLLKTARLLRLVRVARKLDRYSEYGAAVLLLLMCTFALIAHWLACIWYAIGNVERTGSAHITGMKIGWLDNLADQIGKHYNDSDAASGPSTKDKYVTALYFTFSSLTSVGFGNVSPNTNPEKIFSICVMLIGSLMYASIFGNVSAIIQRLYSGTARYHTQMLRVKEFIRFHQIPGGLRQRLEEYFQHAWSYTNGIDMNAVLKGFPECLQADICLHLNRSLFQSCRAFRGANKGCLRALAVRFKTTHAPPGDTLVHSGDILTAVYFISRGSIEILRDDVVVAILGKNDIFGEPISRYGRPGKSSADVRALTYCDLHKIQREDLLEVLDMYPDFSDTFWSNLEITFNLRDADRINQTTPSRDSECGYRRTRHRRSSVRRRNRPDGMDGDNPEQSDGKVCLMVNHHSGEMAGSRWDDLYSSASICSQSSDEEMKPMGHSKGELYHPGGDTRDYPPAVVNILPHSGPSAGMGPPIDLGGEPPFSAVAAAPINMSGLYSYWSDRRSSQFTERPTQTSAVRNSFHTTPRTEFRPSELESRLEVLQSQLNRLETRMTADINVILQLLQRQMAPVPPAYSAVSPSPHPSHPSHPPHTSTLYGTGAQTIYTVPPVQLVQIDSTASLLQSADSDCKHKSKDTLSSGIHLTVVSDDTMSLSPEADPPHPPVDLTPPQMLGVYEAAGLLYGSQRFPSLPEHLETTTEMQEIQRHVSDPLLPGS, encoded by the exons ATGCCTGTGAGACGCGGACATGTCGCGCTCCAGAACACTTACCTGGACACCATCATCAAGAAATTCGACGAGCAAA ATCGCAAGTTTCTGATCGCCAATGCTCAGATGAAGAACTGTGGCATCATCTACTGCAATGAGGGCTTCTGCCAGATGTTTGGCTTCACCAGGGCGGAGATCATGCAGCAGCCCTGCACCTGCCAGTTCTTGGTGGGGCCCGGCACCATGAAGAGCGCCCTGGCCCAGCTGGCACAGGCTCTGCTCGGCTCTGAGGAGCGCAAGGTGGAGATCCTGTACTACGCCAAAGAAG GGACCTGCAGACCCTGCCTGGTAGACGTCATCCCTGTGAAAAACGAGGAAGGACTTGTGATTATGTACATCCTGGACTTTCAGGGGCTCATCGATCCTGCTCTCAAAAAATCCGGCCTGAGGCAAAGAGTTACCCAAGGATGGATCTACT GTCAGAATCGCAGGCTAAAGATGAGGCTGCCAGTGCTGCGGTCCCTGAGACGATCGTCCCTGTCCAAAGACCAGTTTGAAGGCGTTGTGGTGGACTATCTGCAG CCAAACAGCGAGGAGGTTCCCCTGAAAGAGTTTCGGATCCCGTCCAAGGAGAGCTGCATGCAGTCTGAGACAGAGGCTTTGATAGAACAGGATCTGGATGTGGATGCTCCGTCTCCCGTAGCTCAGTCGTCCACTAAACGCTGCTCCCTGCTCACGGACCGGCTCGACCCTGCGATGGCCTTCCCCCGGGGGAGTCTGCCTCGCAGCTGTTCCCGTGACAGCGTCCGCAGCCTCCGTCGAGCCTCGTCACTGGACGACATCGACGGCATGAGGGCAGAATGGAACAGTCGCCCAGGAGACGCCCGCACCAACAGCA ATCTGAAGCCCAGTGTGCTGAACTCCACATCAGACTCTGATTTGATCCGACACAGGACCGTTGGCCGCATCCCTCAGGTTACCCTGACCTTCGGCTCGGATCGGATGAGACCTCCGTCTCCTACTGAGATCGAAATCATCGCGCCCAGCAAGATAAAAGATCGCACCCAGAACGTCACAGAGAAGGTCACGCATGTCACACAG GTGTTGTCCCTCGGCGCTGACGTGCTGCCAGAGTACAAGCTCCAGGCCCCACGTATCCATAAATGGACCATCCTTCACTATAGCCCGTTCAAAGCAGTATGGGACTGGGTCATCCTGCTCCTGGTCATCTACACTGCCATCTTCACACCTTACTCAGCCGCCTTTCTTCTCAACGAGGTGGAGGAGCAGCGGAGAAGAACCTGTGGCTACACCTGCAACCCGCTCAATGTGGTGGACCTGGTGGTCGACGTCATGTTCATCGTGGACATCCTCATCAATTTCCGGACGACGTATGTCAACCACAACGACGAGGTGGTCAGCCAACCGGGACGCATCGCACAACACTACTTCAAGGGCTGGTTCCTCATCGACATTGTTGCCGCCATTCCTTTTGATCTGCTCATATTCCGGTCTGGGTCAGAGGAG CCCCAGACAACGACACTGATTGGTTTACTGAAGACAGCCAGACTGCTGAGGTTGGTGCGAGTGGCCAGGAAGTTGGACCGTTACTCTGAATATGGAGCTGCTGTCCTTCTCCTTCTCATGTGCACCTTTGCCCTCATTGCTCACTGGCTGGCCTGCATCTGGTATGCCATCGGCAACGTGGAGCGCACCGGATCCGCACACATCACTGGCATGAAGATTGGCTGGCTGGACAATCTGGCTGACCAGATCGGTAAACACTACAATGACAGCGACGCAGCCTCGGGTCCCTCCACTAAGGACAAGTATGTCACAGCTCTGTACTTCACCTTCAGCAGTCTGACCAGTGTGGGCTTTGGAAATGTCTCGCCCAACACCAACCCAGAGAAGATCTTCTCCATCTGTGTCATGCTCATTGGCT CTTTGATGTATGCCAGTATCTTCGGTAACGTGTCGGCCATCATTCAGAGACTTTACTCAGGCACGGCTCGCTACCACACCCAGATGCTGCGAGTCAAAGAGTTTATACGTTTCCACCAGATTCCAGGAGGACTGAGACAGAGGCTGGAGGAGTATTTTCAACACGCCTGGTCCTACACCAACGGCATCGACATGAACGCA GTTCTGAAGGGATTTCCAGAGTGTCTACAGGCCGACATCTGCCTCCACTTGAACCGCAGCTTgtttcagagctgcagagcCTTTCGAGGTGCCAACAAAGGCTGTCTGCGTGCTTTGGCCGTGCGATTCAAGACCACCCATGCTCCACCCGGCGATACCCTGGTCCACAGTGGGGACATTCTCACTGCAGTCTACTTCATTTCCAGAGGCTCCATAGAGATCCTGAGGGACGATGTGGTGGTGGCCATACTGG GAAAGAATGACATCTTTGGTGAACCCATCAGTCGATATGGAAGACCGGGGAAGTCTAGCGCTGACGTCAGGGCTTTGACCTACTGCGACCTTCACAAGATCCAGAGAGAGGACCTGCTGGAAGTGCTGGACATGTATCCTGACTTTTCTGACACATTCTGGAGCAACTTGGAGATCACCTTCAACCTGAGAGAT GCAGATAGAATAAACCAGACAACTCCGAGCAGGGACTCTGAGTGTGGCTACCGCCGGACGAGGCATCGGAGAAGCTCTGTACGGCGTCGAAACCGTCCAG ACGGGATGGACGGTGACAACCCTGAGCAGTCTGACGGCAAAGTCTGTCTGATGGTAAACCACCACAGTGGTGAAATGGCAGGATCCCGTTGGGACGACCTCTACAGCAGCGCAAGTATCTGTTCACAGTCAAGTGACGAGGAGATGAAGCCCATGGGACACAGCAAAGGGGAGCTGTACCATCCAGGAGGGGACACTAGAGACTACCCACCAGCCGTGGTCAACATCCTGCCTCACAGTGGACCTTCTGCTGGGATGGGCCCACCCATAGACCTCGGAGGAGAACCACCATTCTCAG CCGTAGCTGCAGCACCTATCAACATGTCAGGCCTGTACAGCTACTGGTCAGATCGCAGGTCTAGCCAGTTCACTGAAAGGCCGACGCAGACGTCGGCAGTCAGGAACAGTTTCCACACAACGCCACGTACGGAGTTTCGGCCCAGTGAGCTTGAATCCAGACTGGAGGTGCTCCAATCACAACTGAATCG ACTGGAGACCCGCATGACAGCAGACATCAACGTGatcctccagctcctgcagaGGCAGATGGCCCCAGTGCCTCCAGCCTACAGTGCTGTGTCCCCCAGCCCTCACCCTTCTCACCCGTCTCACCCGCCTCACACCTCCACCTTGTACGGCACAGGAGCACAGACAATTTACACTGTCCCCCCAGTCCAGCTGGTACAGATCGACAGCACTGCCTCACTGCTACAG AGTGCAGACTCTGACTGTAAGCACAAATCGAAAGACACCCTGTCCAGCGGGATCCATCTCACTGTGGTCTCGGATGACACCATGTCATTATCACCAGAGGCAGACCCACCACACCCCCCGGTGGACCTCACTCCTCCTCAAATGTTAGGCGTCTATGAGGCTGCTGGACTGTTATATGGCAGCCAGcgcttcccctccctccctgagCACCTGGAGACCACCACAGAGATGCAGGAGATTCAGAGGCATGTCTCTGACCCGCTCTTACCTGGCAGCTAG